One region of Salinirubrum litoreum genomic DNA includes:
- the nuoL gene encoding NADH-quinone oxidoreductase subunit L, which produces MAGAFDFAPAIALLPFLSFVIALALGDRMPKGGAFAGIAATAGSLLLSIWVALTVAGGATYNETIYTWAAGVGADTVSLNFGLLLDPLSAMMAIIVSLVALLVHVFSLGYMNDEGETGLPRYYAGLGLFTASMLGFVIASNLLMAFMFFELVGLCSYLLIGFWFREEGPPSAAKKAFLVTRFGDYFFLIGVVAVFATFGTARFAGEGAFPVLAEQALLGETTVTTFFGLDPATWFTVVGLLVLGGVIGKSAQFPLHTWLPDAMEGPTPVSALIHAATMVAAGVYLVARMYGFYAISPTALGIIALVGGFTALFAATMGVVKNEIKQVLAYSTISQYGYMMLALGAGGYVAATFHLLTHAFFKALLFLGAGSVIIAMHHDENMWNMGGLKDKMPVTYYSFLAGSLALAGIFPFAGFWSKDEVLYETLIHGLGGSPLLLVGYAFGLLAVPVTAFYTFRMVFLTFHGDARTDAARDPVSVRWNVKGPLAVLGVLAGVTGFVNMVPVAKLTGANIDFLHDWLDGGITELTVHYYTGSEGLTHDFAGYSAGYIGGEVGTLLIGVALSLGLALAGAGLAYRLYNVPEPTEHTAALGPVKTVLFDNYYQDEYQVWIAQTTHGVVARVADKFDQGVVDGVVNGVSSVSLLSGERIKRIQSAVVSNNAFLLVAGLTALLVVFGVMGGWFV; this is translated from the coding sequence ATGGCAGGTGCATTCGACTTCGCGCCGGCGATCGCGCTGTTGCCGTTCCTCTCGTTCGTGATCGCGCTCGCGCTCGGCGACCGGATGCCGAAGGGCGGCGCGTTCGCGGGGATCGCGGCGACCGCCGGGTCGCTGTTGCTCTCGATCTGGGTCGCACTGACCGTCGCGGGCGGCGCGACGTACAACGAGACGATCTACACGTGGGCCGCAGGCGTCGGAGCAGACACGGTCAGTCTGAACTTCGGCCTGCTGCTCGATCCGCTGTCCGCGATGATGGCGATCATCGTCTCGCTCGTGGCACTGCTCGTCCACGTCTTCTCGCTCGGCTACATGAACGACGAGGGCGAGACGGGCCTGCCGCGCTACTACGCCGGTCTCGGTCTGTTCACCGCGTCGATGCTCGGGTTCGTCATCGCGTCGAACCTGCTGATGGCGTTCATGTTCTTCGAACTGGTCGGGCTCTGCTCGTACCTCCTGATCGGCTTCTGGTTCCGCGAGGAGGGACCGCCGAGTGCGGCGAAGAAGGCGTTCCTCGTCACCCGCTTCGGTGACTACTTCTTCCTGATCGGCGTCGTCGCCGTGTTCGCCACCTTCGGCACCGCGCGGTTCGCGGGCGAGGGGGCGTTCCCGGTGCTCGCAGAGCAAGCACTGCTCGGGGAGACGACCGTCACCACGTTCTTCGGACTCGACCCGGCGACGTGGTTCACGGTGGTCGGCCTCCTCGTCTTGGGTGGCGTGATCGGCAAGTCCGCCCAGTTCCCGCTGCACACGTGGCTCCCGGACGCGATGGAGGGTCCGACCCCCGTCTCTGCGCTCATCCACGCCGCGACGATGGTCGCCGCCGGGGTGTACCTCGTCGCGCGGATGTACGGCTTCTACGCCATCTCCCCGACCGCGCTCGGAATCATCGCGCTGGTCGGTGGGTTCACGGCGCTGTTCGCGGCGACGATGGGCGTCGTCAAGAACGAGATCAAGCAGGTGCTGGCGTACTCGACCATCTCGCAGTACGGCTACATGATGCTCGCGCTGGGTGCGGGTGGCTACGTCGCGGCGACGTTCCACCTCCTCACGCACGCGTTCTTCAAGGCCCTGCTGTTCCTCGGTGCCGGGTCGGTCATCATCGCGATGCACCACGACGAGAACATGTGGAACATGGGCGGGCTGAAGGACAAGATGCCCGTCACCTACTACTCGTTCCTCGCCGGGTCGCTGGCCTTGGCGGGCATCTTCCCCTTCGCCGGCTTCTGGTCGAAGGACGAGGTGCTCTACGAGACGCTCATCCACGGGCTGGGCGGGTCGCCGCTCCTGCTCGTCGGCTACGCGTTCGGTCTGCTCGCGGTGCCGGTCACGGCCTTCTACACCTTCCGGATGGTGTTCCTCACCTTCCACGGTGACGCCCGGACCGACGCCGCGCGCGATCCGGTCTCGGTGCGCTGGAACGTCAAAGGACCCCTCGCGGTGCTCGGCGTCCTCGCCGGCGTCACCGGCTTCGTCAACATGGTGCCCGTCGCAAAGCTGACCGGTGCGAACATCGACTTCCTGCACGACTGGCTCGACGGCGGCATCACCGAGTTGACGGTCCACTACTACACCGGCTCCGAGGGGCTCACCCACGACTTCGCCGGCTACTCGGCCGGCTACATCGGCGGCGAGGTCGGCACCCTGCTGATCGGCGTCGCGCTCTCGCTCGGACTCGCGCTCGCGGGTGCCGGACTCGCGTACCGGCTGTACAACGTGCCGGAGCCGACCGAGCACACCGCCGCGCTCGGCCCGGTCAAGACCGTACTGTTCGACAACTACTATCAGGACGAGTACCAGGTCTGGATCGCACAGACGACCCACGGTGTCGTCGCGCGCGTCGCGGACAAGTTCGACCAGGGCGTCGTCGACGGCGTCGTCAACGGCGTCTCTTCGGTGTCGCTGCTGTCCGGTGAGCGCATCAAGCGCATCCAGTCTGCGGTCGTCAGCAACAACGCCTTCCTGCTGGTGGCCGGGCTGACCGCCTTACTCGTCGTCTTCGGCGTCATGGGAGGTTGGTTCGTATGA
- a CDS encoding NADH-quinone oxidoreductase subunit J translates to MVYETIAFALFALVTVGCSLGVILVEDVWHSALLLGGALLSVAVHYVMLQAEFLAAMQILVYVGGVLILVTFAVMLTRPDPEVTGT, encoded by the coding sequence ATGGTCTACGAAACTATCGCGTTCGCGCTGTTCGCCCTCGTCACAGTAGGGTGCAGCCTGGGCGTCATCCTCGTGGAGGACGTGTGGCACTCCGCACTCCTCTTGGGAGGCGCGCTGTTGAGCGTCGCGGTGCACTACGTGATGTTGCAGGCCGAGTTCCTCGCGGCCATGCAGATCCTCGTCTACGTGGGCGGGGTCCTCATCCTCGTCACGTTCGCCGTGATGCTGACACGTCCCGACCCGGAGGTGACCGGTACATGA
- a CDS encoding NADH-quinone oxidoreductase subunit B translates to MSSEQTPFETDTSKVQTATQDARLGEALDDRFNSKLREAFGSSPFILTKFDKFMNWVRGSSMFMLQFGIACCSIEMMHTYAVKHDLDRFGAGVPRASPRQADVIIVPGTIVSKFAPRMKRVYDQMPEPKFVIGMGSCTISGGPFQEGYNVVKGAEEVIPVDIHIPGCPPRPEALVYGVAKLQERVANGESSPVVVKPYELEEFGDLDRDEVVEKLAAQIDEDDLVMRYNWADSP, encoded by the coding sequence ATGAGTAGCGAGCAAACACCATTCGAAACAGACACCAGCAAGGTACAGACCGCGACCCAGGACGCTCGCTTAGGCGAAGCACTGGACGACCGGTTCAACTCGAAGCTCCGGGAGGCGTTCGGCTCCTCGCCGTTCATCCTCACGAAGTTCGACAAGTTCATGAACTGGGTGCGGGGGTCGTCGATGTTCATGCTACAGTTCGGCATCGCCTGCTGTAGTATCGAGATGATGCACACCTACGCCGTCAAGCACGACCTCGACCGCTTCGGCGCGGGTGTGCCCCGTGCGTCGCCGCGACAGGCCGACGTGATCATCGTGCCGGGGACGATCGTCTCGAAGTTCGCCCCGCGCATGAAGCGCGTCTACGACCAGATGCCCGAGCCGAAGTTCGTCATCGGGATGGGTTCGTGTACCATCTCCGGCGGCCCGTTCCAGGAGGGGTACAACGTCGTGAAGGGCGCAGAGGAGGTCATCCCGGTGGACATCCACATCCCCGGCTGTCCCCCGCGCCCCGAGGCACTCGTCTACGGCGTCGCCAAGTTGCAGGAGCGCGTCGCCAACGGCGAGAGTTCCCCGGTCGTCGTGAAACCGTACGAACTCGAGGAGTTCGGCGACCTCGACCGCGACGAAGTGGTCGAGAAACTCGCAGCGCAGATCGACGAGGACGACCTCGTCATGCGGTACAACTGGGCTGATTCCCCATGA
- a CDS encoding DUF7522 family protein, with protein sequence MDEQDGLVDDALAEQLRAACRTAVGDSLRSVTYFTPTAFEQLYLRADLQSDADLAGFVEHESDGFHATTAYRGSELGDYGYTVRAFENGFLTRLTVGDSGVFVTTDGLTIRRSEEVAEAIRSVLAEPVTTD encoded by the coding sequence ATGGACGAACAGGACGGACTCGTGGACGACGCACTGGCAGAGCAACTGAGAGCCGCCTGTCGGACGGCGGTCGGCGACAGTCTCCGCAGTGTGACGTACTTCACGCCGACGGCCTTCGAACAGCTCTACCTGCGGGCAGACCTCCAGTCGGACGCGGACCTCGCGGGCTTCGTCGAACACGAGTCGGACGGCTTCCACGCGACGACCGCCTACCGTGGCTCGGAACTCGGTGACTACGGCTACACGGTGCGCGCCTTCGAGAACGGCTTTCTCACCCGACTCACGGTCGGCGACAGCGGCGTGTTCGTCACCACCGACGGCCTGACGATCAGACGCTCCGAGGAGGTCGCCGAGGCGATCCGGTCGGTGTTGGCGGAACCGGTCACGACCGACTGA
- the nuoK gene encoding NADH-quinone oxidoreductase subunit NuoK yields MVPPQYYLVLAAAVFCIGVAGVLTRRNALLFLMSVELMLNAANINLVAFSYYWGNVTGQTFSLFTMALAAAEVAVGIGIILVLYRNFKDVDVAKATTMRW; encoded by the coding sequence ATGGTGCCGCCACAGTACTATCTCGTGCTGGCGGCCGCCGTCTTCTGTATCGGCGTCGCCGGCGTGCTCACGCGGCGGAACGCCCTGCTGTTCCTGATGTCGGTCGAACTGATGTTGAACGCCGCGAACATCAACCTCGTCGCCTTCTCCTACTACTGGGGGAACGTGACGGGCCAGACGTTCAGCCTGTTCACGATGGCGCTGGCGGCCGCCGAGGTCGCCGTGGGGATCGGTATCATCCTCGTACTGTACCGTAACTTCAAGGACGTAGACGTGGCCAAGGCCACGACGATGAGGTGGTAA
- a CDS encoding NuoI/complex I 23 kDa subunit family protein, translating into MIGILKSMARTMENALNGETFTVEYPDVAPEVSPRFRGVHKFSQERCIWCRQCENVCPNDTIQIVQDDKRNGEQYNLHIGQCIYCRLCEEVCPVDAILLTQNFEFTADAKHEFVYNKEQLKNVPWYKDIDPLESREPDRNAWIGEGDGEIDYQ; encoded by the coding sequence ATGATCGGGATTCTGAAATCAATGGCGCGGACGATGGAGAACGCACTGAACGGGGAGACGTTCACGGTCGAGTATCCGGACGTGGCACCCGAAGTCAGCCCCCGGTTCCGTGGGGTCCACAAGTTCTCACAGGAGCGGTGCATCTGGTGTCGCCAGTGTGAGAACGTCTGTCCGAACGACACGATCCAGATCGTGCAGGACGACAAGCGGAACGGCGAGCAGTACAACCTCCACATCGGCCAGTGTATCTACTGCCGGCTGTGTGAGGAGGTCTGTCCGGTGGACGCGATCCTGCTGACGCAGAACTTCGAGTTCACCGCGGACGCGAAACACGAGTTCGTCTACAACAAAGAACAACTGAAGAACGTTCCGTGGTACAAGGACATCGACCCGCTGGAGTCCCGCGAACCCGACCGCAACGCGTGGATCGGGGAGGGCGACGGCGAGATCGACTACCAGTAG
- a CDS encoding complex I subunit 4 family protein: MIIEALIAFTFVAALVTFALPDEYANKAAAALSVVPVLGSLWMWAQYDATGNALLGGDIAFETTVEWLDLAGYTLSWHTGVDGISLPLFVLTTVLTTLAIVSAWTPISDRQSQFYGLMLFMEANLLGVFTALDFFVWFVFWEAVLVPMYFLIGVWGGPRRKYAAIKFFVYTNIASLVMFIGFVALVFGLGDSVSSFDLPAIAQATRAGEVGSFAGLSAGALRTAAFLAMFVGFAVKVPVAPLHTWLPDAHVEAPTPVSVMLAGVLLKMGTYALLRFNFTMLPDVATALAVPIAAIAVISVIYGALLALAQEDLKRIVAYSSVSSMGYVILGLVAYTTYGVGGATFQMVAHGLISGLMFMAVGVMYNVTHTRMVGDMSGMADRMPITSGIFVAGAFGYMGLPLMAGFAAEFFIFKGAFESTIIAGNGMALATGLAMFGIVIVAGYLLFAMQRTLFGSFRLETDYEVREAAMHDVAPLAVLLVLVIALGVAPNLFFGMIQEAVNPILGGVL; encoded by the coding sequence ATGATCATCGAAGCGCTCATCGCCTTCACGTTCGTCGCCGCGCTGGTCACGTTCGCACTCCCCGACGAGTACGCGAACAAGGCCGCCGCGGCGCTCTCCGTCGTTCCCGTCCTCGGGAGCCTCTGGATGTGGGCACAGTACGACGCGACCGGTAACGCCCTGCTCGGCGGGGACATCGCGTTCGAGACGACCGTCGAGTGGCTGGACCTCGCGGGCTACACGCTCTCGTGGCACACCGGCGTCGACGGGATCAGCCTGCCACTGTTCGTCCTGACGACGGTGCTCACGACGCTGGCAATCGTCAGCGCGTGGACGCCGATCAGCGACCGACAGTCGCAGTTCTACGGGCTGATGCTGTTCATGGAGGCGAACCTGCTCGGCGTCTTCACGGCGCTGGACTTCTTCGTCTGGTTCGTCTTCTGGGAGGCCGTGCTGGTCCCGATGTACTTCCTCATCGGCGTGTGGGGCGGCCCGCGCCGGAAGTACGCCGCGATCAAGTTCTTCGTCTACACGAACATCGCGTCGCTCGTGATGTTCATCGGCTTCGTCGCGCTGGTCTTCGGCCTGGGCGACTCGGTGTCGTCGTTCGACTTACCCGCCATCGCGCAGGCGACGCGGGCCGGTGAAGTCGGCTCCTTCGCCGGCCTCTCGGCGGGTGCGCTGCGGACCGCCGCGTTCCTGGCGATGTTCGTCGGCTTCGCCGTGAAGGTGCCCGTCGCGCCGCTGCACACGTGGCTGCCGGACGCTCACGTCGAAGCACCGACGCCGGTGTCGGTGATGCTGGCGGGCGTGCTCCTGAAGATGGGGACCTACGCCCTGCTCCGGTTCAACTTCACGATGCTCCCGGACGTGGCCACCGCCCTCGCGGTGCCCATCGCGGCCATCGCGGTGATCAGCGTCATCTACGGCGCACTGCTCGCGCTGGCACAGGAGGACCTGAAGCGCATCGTCGCGTACTCCTCGGTCTCCTCGATGGGGTACGTCATCCTCGGCCTCGTCGCGTACACGACCTACGGGGTCGGCGGCGCGACGTTCCAGATGGTCGCTCACGGCCTCATCTCGGGGCTGATGTTCATGGCGGTCGGCGTCATGTACAACGTGACCCACACCCGGATGGTCGGCGACATGTCCGGGATGGCCGACCGGATGCCGATCACCTCCGGCATCTTCGTGGCCGGCGCGTTCGGCTACATGGGCCTCCCGCTGATGGCCGGCTTCGCCGCCGAGTTCTTCATCTTCAAGGGGGCCTTCGAGTCCACGATCATCGCGGGCAACGGGATGGCGCTGGCGACCGGGCTGGCGATGTTCGGCATCGTCATCGTCGCCGGCTACCTGCTCTTCGCGATGCAGCGGACGCTGTTCGGCTCCTTCCGGCTGGAGACGGACTACGAGGTGCGTGAGGCCGCGATGCACGACGTGGCACCGCTCGCGGTGTTGCTCGTGCTCGTCATCGCCCTCGGCGTCGCCCCGAACCTGTTCTTCGGGATGATCCAAGAGGCCGTCAACCCCATCCTGGGAGGTGTCCTGTAG
- a CDS encoding NADH-quinone oxidoreductase subunit D — MSLEEPEPDATELVADEPLDGDDIEALLGDHVLSRDDHVNAPGFVIRPDEVQDVLFRLRDEAGFDHLSCVTAQEYEDRYESIYHLKQYDDPTQRISVVVPTSKQHPVSQTAEPVYRTADWHEREAYDLVGIEYEEHPDLRRILLPETWQGHPLAMDYDQDRPQIVPLREHANPLQEDHKAEDDTDTMFVNIGPHHPATHGVLHLKTTLDGEQVADVEPDIGYLHRCEEQMAQNSNYRYQIMPYPDRWDYISAGLLNEWAYARAIEEMADIDVPEYAQVIRTMGAELCRIAAHLLALGTFALDIYGDFTATFMYSIRDREKVQSILEDLTGQRLMFNYFRLGGVVWDLPEPREEFFDKIRNYLDELPAGLEEYHDLVTGNEILQARTVNTGVLPKDVAKSYGATGPVARGSGVDYDLRRDDPYGYYDELDWDVAVEDGCDNYSRLLVRMREVEESAKIIEQCVDLLEDWPEDERNIQSNVPRTLRPDDDTEIYSAVEGAKGELGIYMRADGTEQPARFKIRSPCFSNLQTLPEMSNGEYVPDMIASLGSLDIVLGEVDR, encoded by the coding sequence ATGAGCCTCGAAGAACCCGAACCGGACGCGACCGAACTGGTCGCCGACGAACCGCTCGACGGCGACGACATCGAAGCCCTGCTGGGCGACCACGTCCTCTCGCGTGACGACCACGTCAACGCGCCGGGCTTCGTCATCCGCCCCGACGAGGTGCAGGACGTCCTGTTCCGTCTCCGCGACGAGGCCGGCTTCGACCACCTCTCGTGTGTGACGGCACAGGAGTACGAGGACCGCTACGAGTCAATCTACCACCTCAAGCAGTACGACGACCCGACCCAGCGTATCTCCGTCGTCGTCCCAACGAGCAAGCAGCACCCGGTCAGCCAGACCGCCGAACCGGTCTACCGGACGGCCGACTGGCACGAACGGGAGGCGTACGACCTCGTCGGCATCGAGTACGAGGAGCACCCGGACCTGCGCCGTATCCTCCTGCCCGAGACGTGGCAGGGCCACCCGCTGGCGATGGACTACGACCAGGATCGGCCGCAGATCGTCCCCCTGCGTGAACACGCGAACCCACTGCAGGAGGACCACAAGGCCGAGGACGACACCGACACGATGTTCGTCAACATCGGGCCGCACCACCCCGCGACCCACGGTGTCCTCCACCTGAAGACCACGCTGGACGGCGAGCAGGTCGCCGACGTGGAACCGGACATCGGCTACCTCCACCGCTGTGAGGAGCAGATGGCCCAGAACAGCAACTACCGCTACCAGATCATGCCGTACCCGGACCGCTGGGACTACATCTCGGCGGGCCTGCTCAACGAGTGGGCCTACGCGCGTGCCATCGAGGAGATGGCCGACATCGACGTGCCGGAGTACGCGCAGGTCATCCGGACGATGGGCGCGGAACTGTGCCGCATCGCGGCGCACCTCCTCGCACTGGGGACGTTCGCGCTGGACATCTACGGCGACTTCACCGCGACGTTCATGTACTCCATCCGGGACCGCGAGAAGGTCCAGTCCATCCTCGAGGACCTGACCGGGCAGCGGCTGATGTTCAACTACTTCCGCCTGGGCGGCGTCGTCTGGGACCTCCCGGAGCCGCGCGAGGAGTTCTTCGACAAGATCCGCAACTACCTCGACGAACTCCCGGCCGGCCTGGAGGAGTACCACGACCTCGTCACGGGCAACGAGATTCTGCAGGCCCGCACCGTCAACACGGGCGTCCTGCCGAAGGACGTCGCCAAGAGCTACGGGGCGACCGGTCCCGTCGCTCGCGGGTCGGGTGTCGACTACGACCTGCGGCGTGACGACCCCTACGGCTACTACGACGAACTCGACTGGGACGTGGCCGTCGAGGACGGCTGTGACAACTACAGCCGCCTCCTCGTGCGCATGCGCGAGGTCGAGGAGTCCGCGAAGATCATCGAGCAGTGTGTCGACCTGCTCGAAGACTGGCCCGAAGACGAGCGCAACATCCAGTCGAACGTCCCCCGGACGCTCCGGCCGGACGACGACACGGAGATCTACAGCGCCGTCGAGGGCGCGAAGGGCGAACTCGGGATCTACATGCGTGCGGACGGCACCGAACAGCCGGCCCGTTTCAAGATCCGGTCGCCGTGCTTCTCGAACCTGCAGACGCTCCCCGAGATGTCGAACGGCGAGTACGTGCCGGACATGATCGCCTCGCTCGGCAGTCTCGACATCGTCCTCGGTGAGGTGGATCGGTAA
- a CDS encoding complex I subunit 1/NuoH family protein, with translation MSVALQQAPLPDAIANGLGLSGTLGEIVASLIGAFLIANILLITAAIAGPWAKRKIMGAFVGKIGPNRIGPAGLLIIVADAVRFLSKEVIIPEGADRPAYEIAPLLLPFSAMLGFAVIPMGNGIHLADPESGAAFVFAAASIASLGLLMAGYASNNKYSLMGGLRAVAQNIAYEIPLIVTAVSAVLLAGSLQMSEIVAAQTGTLIQIGPISVNGWFAFVNPFAFVLFMVANLAEVGRNPFDIPEAPTEIVGGYMTEYSSVYFVLLYLGEFIHIFLGGAIAATLFLGGPSAPIAQLSFIPGFVWFLVKIWGVYLFTQWARSAVPRVRIDQLIEIGWKGLLVLSFANLVLTAIIVGVIV, from the coding sequence ATGTCGGTGGCTCTCCAGCAGGCACCCCTGCCGGACGCCATCGCCAACGGCCTCGGTCTCTCGGGGACGCTCGGCGAGATCGTCGCCAGCCTCATCGGCGCGTTCCTGATCGCCAACATCCTGCTCATCACGGCCGCGATCGCGGGGCCGTGGGCGAAGCGGAAGATCATGGGCGCGTTCGTCGGCAAGATCGGGCCGAACCGGATCGGGCCGGCCGGCCTGCTGATCATCGTTGCGGACGCGGTCCGGTTCCTCTCGAAGGAGGTCATCATCCCCGAGGGTGCCGACCGTCCCGCCTACGAGATCGCGCCGCTGCTGCTTCCCTTCTCTGCGATGCTCGGCTTCGCCGTCATCCCGATGGGTAACGGGATCCACCTCGCGGATCCGGAGTCGGGCGCGGCGTTCGTCTTCGCCGCCGCCTCCATCGCCTCGCTCGGCCTGCTGATGGCCGGCTACGCCTCGAACAACAAGTACTCGCTCATGGGCGGGCTTCGCGCGGTCGCACAGAACATCGCCTACGAGATCCCGCTCATCGTGACTGCGGTCTCGGCGGTGCTGCTCGCCGGGTCGCTCCAGATGAGCGAGATCGTCGCGGCCCAGACCGGGACGCTGATCCAGATCGGGCCGATCTCGGTCAACGGCTGGTTCGCGTTCGTCAACCCGTTCGCGTTCGTGCTGTTCATGGTGGCGAACCTCGCGGAGGTCGGACGCAACCCGTTCGACATCCCCGAGGCACCGACCGAGATCGTCGGCGGGTACATGACGGAGTACTCCAGCGTCTACTTCGTCCTCCTGTACCTCGGCGAGTTCATCCACATCTTCCTCGGCGGTGCCATCGCGGCGACGCTGTTCCTCGGTGGGCCGTCGGCACCCATCGCACAACTGAGCTTCATCCCCGGATTCGTCTGGTTCCTCGTCAAGATCTGGGGCGTCTACCTGTTCACGCAGTGGGCGCGGAGTGCGGTGCCGCGCGTGCGGATCGACCAACTGATCGAGATCGGTTGGAAGGGGCTGCTCGTGCTCTCCTTCGCCAACCTGGTGCTCACGGCCATCATCGTGGGAGTGATCGTATGA
- a CDS encoding NADH-quinone oxidoreductase subunit J, translating into MTTKPELKLGSHLLPGLVAAALFGVMTVVFLGTPFPDPQGFGEGANITASIGYAMFNLDLGDVSGESFLVAFLVIAITLDVALDGAVHLAKREEGETILADGGRRMKEKLFDDEDGER; encoded by the coding sequence ATGACGACGAAGCCGGAACTGAAACTCGGATCACACCTGCTCCCCGGCCTCGTCGCCGCCGCGCTGTTCGGCGTGATGACGGTCGTGTTCCTCGGGACGCCGTTCCCGGACCCGCAGGGGTTCGGCGAGGGTGCGAACATCACTGCGAGTATCGGCTACGCGATGTTCAACCTCGATCTCGGTGACGTGAGCGGCGAGAGCTTCCTCGTCGCGTTTCTCGTCATCGCGATCACGCTGGACGTCGCACTCGACGGTGCGGTCCACCTCGCCAAGCGCGAGGAGGGCGAGACGATCCTCGCCGACGGTGGCCGCCGGATGAAGGAGAAGCTGTTCGACGACGAGGACGGTGAGCGGTGA
- a CDS encoding NADH-quinone oxidoreductase subunit N, producing the protein MLEPLQTTLPEWAALAPTLVLATTALVLLVIDSIDPDSKNALVLAGTSVVGAVVALGLAGWFLLAGTGQEGTGGPIYLFGDAVVVDGMALFFMAIFTAVTAMVCLGAYDYLKDREYQAEFYTLVLFAATGMTLMAASNSLATVFVSLELASLPSYVLVAYLKRDRGSVEAGLKYFLIGALSSAVFVFGISLIYAVTGSLVLGDVAAGLQGADQFVGIAGIGVLMIAGGFAFKTASVPFHFWAPEAYEGAPAPVSAFLSSASKAAGFAVAFRVFVTAFPVGEVVPMGIDWVLAFQVLAVVTMTLGNFAAATQSNVKRMLAYSSIGHAGYALIGLAALTAGGQNGDVLGASMTHLFVYGFMNTGAFLFIALTEYWDVGRTFEDFNGLATKAPMACVAMTVFMFSLAGLPPFGGFFSKYALFLGAVENGFVFLAAVGAINSALSLFYYSRVVKAMWIEEPSGDLEIGSRPTGLYVAVLFAAVGTMLLLPGIGPVVETGQSVAAALF; encoded by the coding sequence ATGCTCGAACCACTCCAGACGACGCTGCCCGAGTGGGCCGCGCTCGCGCCGACGCTCGTGTTGGCGACGACGGCGCTGGTCCTGCTCGTCATCGACAGTATCGACCCCGACTCGAAGAACGCGCTCGTCCTCGCGGGGACCTCCGTGGTCGGGGCCGTCGTCGCACTCGGTCTCGCCGGCTGGTTCCTCCTCGCGGGGACCGGACAGGAGGGCACCGGCGGGCCGATCTACCTGTTCGGCGACGCGGTCGTCGTCGACGGGATGGCCCTGTTCTTCATGGCCATCTTCACCGCCGTCACCGCGATGGTCTGTCTCGGCGCGTACGACTACCTGAAGGACCGCGAGTACCAGGCGGAGTTCTACACGCTCGTCCTCTTCGCCGCGACGGGGATGACGCTGATGGCCGCCTCGAACTCGCTGGCGACCGTCTTCGTCAGCCTCGAACTCGCGTCGCTCCCCTCGTACGTCCTCGTGGCGTACCTCAAGCGCGACCGGGGGAGCGTCGAGGCGGGCCTCAAGTACTTCCTGATCGGCGCACTCTCTTCCGCCGTCTTCGTCTTCGGGATCAGCCTGATCTACGCCGTCACCGGGTCGCTGGTGCTCGGTGACGTGGCGGCCGGCCTGCAGGGCGCAGACCAGTTCGTCGGGATCGCCGGCATCGGCGTGCTGATGATCGCCGGCGGCTTCGCGTTCAAGACCGCCTCCGTCCCGTTCCACTTCTGGGCACCGGAGGCCTACGAGGGCGCACCCGCCCCGGTCTCGGCGTTCCTCTCGTCGGCCTCGAAGGCCGCCGGGTTCGCGGTCGCGTTCCGCGTGTTCGTCACCGCGTTCCCGGTCGGCGAGGTCGTCCCGATGGGGATCGACTGGGTGCTGGCGTTCCAGGTTCTCGCGGTCGTCACGATGACGCTCGGGAACTTCGCCGCCGCCACCCAGTCGAACGTGAAGCGGATGCTCGCGTACTCCTCGATCGGGCACGCGGGCTACGCGCTGATCGGTCTCGCGGCCCTCACGGCCGGCGGGCAGAACGGTGACGTGCTCGGTGCGTCGATGACCCACCTGTTCGTCTACGGCTTCATGAACACGGGCGCGTTCCTGTTCATCGCCCTGACGGAGTACTGGGACGTCGGCCGCACCTTCGAGGACTTCAACGGTCTCGCGACGAAGGCCCCGATGGCCTGCGTGGCGATGACCGTCTTCATGTTCTCGCTCGCCGGCCTGCCGCCCTTCGGCGGGTTCTTCTCGAAGTACGCGCTCTTCTTGGGCGCGGTCGAGAACGGCTTCGTCTTCCTCGCGGCGGTCGGTGCGATCAACAGCGCGCTGTCGCTGTTCTACTACAGTCGCGTCGTGAAGGCGATGTGGATCGAGGAGCCGTCGGGCGACCTGGAGATCGGTAGTCGCCCGACCGGGCTCTACGTCGCGGTGCTGTTCGCGGCGGTCGGCACGATGCTGCTCCTGCCGGGGATCGGTCCGGTCGTCGAGACCGGCCAGTCCGTCGCCGCCGCGCTGTTCTGA